The Thermoproteota archaeon genome includes a window with the following:
- a CDS encoding Dna2/Cas4 domain-containing protein yields MMGDRDYRSFITNAIESISREIEIKIDSGDYSTIHIHEVVRCLRRSYYDRIEPIPEQKAGFNDLTSGLLRKLHYGAEAKDFEIDKVKLRGQADMIVDDAIILFRSAQELYENPQSEDILFLNALMWIYNKMDGIIIYITGDRKEVSFSLTRNNKMFEEVVRRVRVLTDLLKEKKVPILEPSKNCAGCQYYERCYIKQKLAKQFTIADLVGFNKD; encoded by the coding sequence ATGATGGGAGATAGAGATTACAGAAGTTTCATTACAAATGCCATAGAATCAATTAGTAGAGAAATTGAGATAAAAATTGATTCTGGTGATTATTCAACAATCCATATTCATGAGGTAGTCAGGTGTCTTAGGCGCTCATATTATGATAGAATAGAGCCCATACCAGAACAAAAGGCTGGCTTTAATGATCTAACTAGTGGCCTTTTAAGAAAATTGCATTATGGTGCAGAGGCTAAAGATTTTGAAATAGACAAGGTAAAACTGCGAGGGCAAGCAGACATGATAGTAGATGATGCCATCATTTTATTTAGATCCGCCCAGGAGCTGTATGAGAATCCCCAAAGTGAGGATATTTTATTCCTCAATGCATTAATGTGGATTTACAACAAAATGGATGGAATAATCATTTACATCACTGGGGACAGAAAAGAGGTCTCGTTTTCTCTGACAAGAAACAACAAAATGTTTGAAGAGGTTGTTAGAAGGGTTCGAGTATTGACTGATCTTCTAAAGGAGAAAAAAGTTCCAATCTTAGAACCCTCGAAAAATTGTGCAGGTTGCCAATATTATGAAAGATGCTACATAAAACAGAAACTTGCTAAACAGTTTACAATAGCAGATCTAGTTGGTTTTAACAAAGATTAA
- a CDS encoding ATPase: protein MASQKVYASVKSYSQRGKLLSKPDLQTLAESRDLDELLTRIKNTIYADAVTDVSKPFTSEKIENALRSHLADTHYSIAKTAGDSDILDAYYLKFLIWNLKLILKGKILGQTQEEIEPRLNLHAEELIKQRDIIIKALVAKDIEETVASLNTMQHGEEIAKAISIYNERKNLQVIDTYFDKILFQQLGRAIKNTRNRDVIRLVGMDVDFYNLLSVLRGKFWGLEEQQIQDLLAAHTPSIPKEMLNKIIASATIKDAFTELSSTRYKDLIPQTENEMDAIAEFERNFEIAICKAASSSFTKMFNFATIIGITKLTAYEVRNLSAIAYAVEQKIPVETTMSKLILKDL from the coding sequence ATGGCATCTCAGAAAGTCTATGCTTCAGTAAAGTCTTACAGCCAAAGAGGCAAGCTTTTATCAAAACCCGATCTGCAGACTTTGGCAGAATCAAGAGATTTGGATGAATTGCTCACCCGAATTAAAAATACAATTTATGCTGATGCTGTAACTGATGTATCAAAACCATTCACCTCTGAAAAAATCGAAAATGCACTTCGAAGTCATCTTGCAGATACTCATTATTCTATCGCAAAAACAGCAGGCGATTCAGATATTTTAGATGCTTATTATCTAAAATTTCTAATTTGGAATCTAAAGCTAATTCTAAAAGGTAAGATTCTAGGTCAGACTCAGGAAGAGATTGAGCCACGTCTAAATCTTCACGCTGAAGAACTAATTAAACAACGAGATATCATCATTAAAGCACTTGTAGCTAAAGACATTGAAGAGACAGTAGCAAGTCTAAATACAATGCAGCATGGTGAAGAGATTGCAAAAGCTATCTCAATTTATAATGAGAGAAAAAATCTCCAAGTAATTGATACATATTTTGATAAAATTTTGTTCCAACAATTAGGAAGAGCAATCAAGAACACAAGAAATAGAGATGTTATTCGCCTTGTTGGAATGGATGTAGATTTTTACAATTTACTTAGTGTATTGAGGGGAAAGTTTTGGGGATTAGAAGAGCAACAAATTCAGGATCTTTTAGCGGCACACACTCCAAGCATTCCAAAGGAAATGCTAAACAAGATTATTGCATCAGCAACCATCAAAGATGCCTTTACTGAATTATCATCAACAAGATACAAAGATCTTATCCCTCAGACTGAAAATGAGATGGATGCAATTGCTGAATTTGAGAGAAATTTTGAGATTGCCATTTGTAAGGCAGCAAGTAGTTCTTTTACTAAGATGTTTAATTTTGCAACAATTATTGGAATCACAAAGTTAACTGCTTATGAAGTAAGAAACTTGAGTGCAATTGCCTATGCAGTTGAACAGAAAATCCCTGTAGAAACAACCATGTCAAAACTCATTTTAAAAGATCTTTGA
- a CDS encoding V-type ATP synthase subunit A has translation MVAKGRIVWVSGPAVKADGMSDAKMYETVSVGNSKLIGEVIRLTGDVAFIQVYESTSGLKPGEPVVGTGNPLSVLLGPGIIGQIYDGIQRPLKELSKKSGSFIGRGITTTPVDMTKKYHFVPSVKVGDEVEPGNIIGVVKETDLIDHSIMVPPNHSGGKITNIVSEGDYDLETEIATAEKDGSSSPIKMYHKWPVRQPRPYKVRYDPTVPLLTGQRVIDTFFPIAKGGTGSIPGAFGTGKTVTLHQIAKWADSQVVVYIGCGERGNEMTEVLVEFPHLKDPRTGKPLMDRTVLVANTSNMPVAAREASIYTGVTIAEYYRDMGKDVVLVADSTSRWAEALREMSGRLEEMPAEEGYPSYLASRLAEFYERAGRVRAKGSPDRDGSVTLVGAVSPSGGDFTEPVTTHTMRFIKTFWALDAKLAYSRHYPSINWMNSYSGYLADIAKWWGQNVSDEWLSLRSEAYGVLQREDTLKEIVRLLGPEALPDEEKLILEVARMIKIGILQQNSFDDVDTYCSPEKQVKLLKLLVDFYKHGQQALKEGASLADIRSMSIISSMLKARMEIKDDEIPKLDQLFQSMDEQFKSISGVKVTN, from the coding sequence TTGGTAGCAAAAGGTAGAATTGTTTGGGTTAGTGGACCGGCAGTAAAGGCAGATGGAATGTCTGATGCAAAAATGTATGAGACTGTATCTGTTGGAAATTCAAAACTAATCGGTGAGGTTATTCGTTTAACAGGTGATGTTGCATTTATTCAAGTATACGAATCTACTAGTGGATTAAAACCAGGAGAACCTGTAGTTGGTACAGGTAACCCATTAAGCGTTTTACTGGGACCAGGAATTATAGGACAAATCTATGACGGAATCCAGAGACCCCTAAAAGAATTATCCAAAAAATCAGGCTCATTCATTGGACGTGGAATTACTACTACGCCAGTTGATATGACAAAGAAATATCATTTTGTTCCTAGTGTCAAAGTTGGGGATGAAGTAGAACCTGGAAATATCATTGGTGTTGTAAAAGAAACTGATCTTATCGATCATAGCATAATGGTTCCACCAAATCATTCTGGTGGAAAGATTACAAATATCGTAAGTGAAGGTGATTATGATCTAGAGACAGAAATAGCCACTGCAGAAAAAGATGGCAGTTCATCTCCAATCAAAATGTATCATAAATGGCCTGTGCGACAACCACGTCCTTACAAAGTACGATATGATCCTACTGTTCCATTACTTACTGGTCAACGAGTTATTGATACTTTCTTCCCTATTGCAAAAGGAGGAACAGGTTCAATTCCAGGAGCATTTGGAACTGGAAAGACAGTTACATTACACCAAATAGCAAAATGGGCTGATTCTCAAGTTGTAGTTTACATTGGATGTGGTGAACGTGGAAACGAAATGACTGAAGTTCTTGTTGAATTCCCACACCTAAAAGATCCAAGAACTGGAAAACCATTAATGGATAGAACTGTTCTTGTTGCAAACACAAGTAACATGCCAGTAGCAGCAAGAGAAGCAAGCATCTACACTGGAGTCACCATTGCAGAATACTATAGAGACATGGGAAAAGACGTTGTACTTGTAGCAGATTCAACTAGCAGATGGGCAGAAGCACTTCGTGAGATGAGTGGTAGATTAGAAGAGATGCCTGCAGAAGAAGGTTATCCATCATATCTTGCATCAAGATTAGCAGAATTCTATGAAAGAGCTGGTAGAGTAAGAGCAAAAGGCAGTCCAGACAGAGATGGCTCAGTAACTCTTGTTGGTGCAGTGTCTCCATCCGGTGGTGACTTTACAGAACCAGTAACAACTCACACTATGAGATTTATCAAAACTTTCTGGGCTCTTGATGCTAAACTTGCATACTCTAGACACTATCCATCAATTAACTGGATGAACAGCTACTCTGGATACTTGGCCGATATTGCCAAATGGTGGGGACAAAATGTTAGTGATGAATGGCTTAGTCTTAGAAGCGAAGCCTATGGTGTTTTACAAAGAGAGGATACACTAAAAGAAATTGTAAGATTACTTGGACCAGAAGCATTACCAGATGAGGAAAAACTAATTTTAGAAGTTGCAAGGATGATCAAGATTGGAATCCTACAACAGAACTCTTTTGATGATGTTGACACTTACTGCAGTCCTGAGAAACAAGTAAAGTTACTCAAATTACTAGTAGACTTTTACAAACATGGTCAGCAGGCACTCAAGGAAGGAGCATCACTTGCTGATATTCGCTCAATGTCAATTATTTCTTCAATGCTCAAAGCTAGAATGGAAATCAAAGATGATGAAATTCCAAAACTAGATCAGCTTTTCCAATCAATGGATGAACAATTCAAAAGCATTTCAGGAGTGAAGGTCACAAATTGA
- a CDS encoding sulfurtransferase: MSIFLDTKELEKIIDEKDLLIIDTRSFKEYSEDHIPNAVNLDLFSLHWLDSSKTGIEAFTSQMEKIFSFAGITYEKKIVFYDDISGMLAARGVWIMMYFSHTQTFMLDGGFKKWKLEDLPIDRKINPFKPSKFKAKINPDVLVGFEFLQKNLDNLTIIDVRSKEEFDGTLIRAARGGHIPNAINIDWNMNIDTNGKMKDSKELSTLYEIPKDSTVVTYCQGAYRAANTFLALKKLGYQNVKVYLGSWGEWGNKLELPIC, from the coding sequence ATGTCCATATTCCTAGATACAAAAGAACTTGAAAAAATTATTGACGAAAAAGATCTTCTAATTATTGATACTAGATCATTCAAAGAATATTCTGAAGACCATATACCAAATGCTGTTAATCTTGATCTCTTTTCACTTCATTGGCTAGATTCATCAAAAACTGGAATTGAAGCATTTACATCTCAAATGGAAAAAATATTCTCTTTTGCTGGAATTACCTATGAGAAAAAAATTGTATTCTACGATGATATTTCGGGAATGCTGGCAGCTAGGGGAGTTTGGATAATGATGTATTTTTCCCATACTCAAACTTTCATGTTAGATGGAGGATTCAAAAAGTGGAAATTAGAAGATTTACCAATTGATAGAAAAATTAATCCATTCAAGCCATCAAAATTTAAGGCCAAAATTAACCCCGATGTTTTAGTGGGATTTGAGTTTCTGCAAAAAAACTTGGATAACTTGACAATTATTGATGTGCGTTCTAAAGAAGAATTCGATGGAACGTTAATTCGAGCTGCACGAGGAGGTCATATTCCTAATGCAATCAACATTGATTGGAATATGAATATCGATACCAACGGAAAGATGAAGGATTCCAAAGAACTCAGTACTCTATATGAAATTCCAAAAGATTCAACAGTTGTAACATATTGTCAGGGTGCGTACAGAGCTGCTAACACATTTTTGGCATTAAAAAAACTTGGATATCAAAATGTCAAAGTCTACTTGGGCTCTTGGGGAGAATGGGGAAATAAACTAGAACTTCCTATCTGTTAG
- a CDS encoding ammonium transporter produces the protein MNSRNHKYALLLVAAVAVTATGAMSQAFAQQVTDGMDGYVKGTSGIYTGNPNECWFDDGEGNMLPCRIDTGDTAWMLMASSMVLFMTPGVAFFYGGLARSKNAVNVIGMTFVIMGLMAFQWVVFGYSLAFGPSDSDANMFMGSLDYAGLNMVSAYAPLGTPGPCTDTWSAAYQMQVFHEDEICSQDWPGTVPHQLFMAFQGTFAIITPALIVGGLIDRIKFSALVIFVLLWGTFVYDPIAHWVWGGGYIGGGAIDLDPELSPSYALDFAGGTVVHISSGFSALAGALLLGRRLGYGKVPMEPHNVPMVVLGASILWFGWFGFNAGSEVMVDGITVSAWVVTNTATGVAAVTWTLMAWAHTGKPSIVGAATGAVAGLVAITPASGWVGPMASIIIGIAAGTICYGCVAFKNSRKWDDALDVWGVHGMGGLTGAILTGTLASPHIWDTGDGIGAWTGTPEGMEQQAISIIGAAISIGYAFGVTIVILKVMDAVWPGGIRVTPKEEEIGLDLAQHGERAYVNE, from the coding sequence ATGAATTCTAGGAACCACAAGTATGCTCTATTACTTGTGGCAGCGGTAGCCGTAACTGCAACAGGTGCAATGTCACAGGCATTTGCACAACAAGTTACAGACGGAATGGATGGCTATGTTAAAGGAACTAGTGGAATTTACACTGGAAATCCAAATGAATGCTGGTTTGATGACGGCGAAGGCAACATGTTGCCCTGTAGAATTGATACAGGTGACACAGCATGGATGCTGATGGCTTCATCAATGGTATTATTCATGACTCCAGGTGTAGCATTCTTCTATGGCGGTCTTGCAAGATCAAAGAACGCAGTCAATGTTATCGGCATGACTTTTGTTATCATGGGTCTTATGGCATTCCAATGGGTTGTCTTCGGATACTCTTTGGCATTTGGTCCATCAGATAGTGATGCAAACATGTTCATGGGTAGCCTAGACTATGCAGGATTAAACATGGTTTCAGCTTATGCTCCATTAGGTACTCCTGGACCTTGTACTGATACATGGTCTGCAGCGTACCAGATGCAAGTATTCCATGAGGACGAGATCTGTAGTCAAGATTGGCCAGGTACTGTTCCACATCAACTATTCATGGCATTCCAAGGCACATTCGCAATTATCACCCCAGCACTAATTGTTGGTGGTCTAATTGACAGAATCAAATTCAGTGCTCTAGTCATATTTGTACTCTTATGGGGTACATTTGTCTACGATCCTATTGCCCACTGGGTATGGGGTGGCGGATACATTGGCGGAGGAGCAATTGACTTAGATCCTGAATTGTCGCCAAGTTACGCACTTGACTTTGCAGGTGGTACTGTCGTACACATTTCTTCTGGATTCTCTGCTTTAGCTGGAGCCTTACTACTAGGTCGAAGACTTGGTTATGGTAAAGTTCCAATGGAACCACACAACGTTCCAATGGTTGTACTTGGTGCATCCATTCTATGGTTCGGATGGTTTGGTTTCAACGCAGGAAGTGAAGTAATGGTAGACGGAATCACTGTTAGCGCTTGGGTTGTAACAAATACAGCTACAGGTGTTGCAGCAGTCACATGGACATTAATGGCTTGGGCACATACAGGTAAACCAAGCATTGTCGGTGCAGCTACAGGAGCCGTTGCAGGATTGGTAGCAATTACACCAGCTTCTGGTTGGGTAGGACCAATGGCATCTATTATCATAGGTATTGCCGCAGGAACTATCTGTTATGGCTGTGTTGCATTCAAGAACTCACGCAAGTGGGATGACGCACTCGATGTATGGGGAGTACACGGAATGGGCGGTCTTACAGGCGCAATCTTGACAGGAACACTAGCTAGTCCACACATATGGGATACTGGAGACGGTATTGGTGCATGGACAGGTACACCAGAAGGAATGGAACAACAGGCTATCAGCATTATCGGTGCAGCCATATCAATCGGATATGCATTTGGTGTCACAATTGTGATTCTCAAAGTCATGGACGCAGTATGGCCAGGCGGAATCAGAGTAACTCCAAAAGAAGAGGAGATTGGTCTTGATCTTGCCCAGCACGGTGAACGAGCATACGTCAACGAATAA
- a CDS encoding ATPase, with amino-acid sequence MVVADLKLGTVILPRSESPQAISRLTEFEWFQKIDSESDLVTPEIDDLLLEAQKLFQSVDDVVKGLDVPLRVGILEILFKGTVIKKKDLEINEVESMIEDLEKKAPSVIDKPAKLLEEASTTKRSIEEYTSLRDTLDMVKKLQIDLSGFGLMKYFYTNLFVINSADYNEIVRTLEGILIQKYDLGSKEKSAVLVIADTQETDKVLKVFRSFNANPFVIPEGMPQVPSEAYSLAVSKIKELTEKQKSITKEIMKIKKSIRQELLALHEAAFVAKDVLETLRKPAGTKNFAVIRGYIPSKMEKKFTESTKQWASIVEDVKDPKLIQDSPTLFDNKKFVKTFEVITESQGIPKKGESDPTPMIALMWPIFYGLMFADLGHGLLLMGMGLLFKFKGQGTLSKWGMLIAISGASAAIAGVGAGEMFGYHIDHMTPFESLLEEGGALHSISWLVGILSVAELTFDQVINILKVSLFLGIIHLVWAMVLRVKRLAQKGQKFVMAMEAIPNIALYGGIVVIMMCAIGSQYDVMNMYSKVHDEPVPWVTVFLGDWAQVWIITRIAVVIVIGSMVMMMIGGILHAKHHPEEGGSAANVVMEVLLGKTVESLAHTISYARLGIMLLVHAALLLTVNNAFSSLGGAESAGAWAMIIGGNLGIMMIEGLIVYIQSLRLHLYEFFTKWYDGGAKPFRQVRPELIYNQFNWKKH; translated from the coding sequence TTGGTAGTTGCCGATCTTAAATTAGGTACTGTTATTCTTCCAAGATCAGAATCTCCACAAGCAATTTCTAGACTAACTGAATTTGAGTGGTTTCAAAAGATTGATTCGGAAAGTGATCTAGTAACTCCAGAAATTGATGATCTACTATTAGAAGCACAAAAACTATTCCAATCAGTTGATGATGTTGTAAAAGGACTTGATGTTCCCTTACGGGTTGGTATCTTAGAGATTCTCTTCAAAGGAACCGTAATCAAAAAGAAGGATCTTGAGATTAACGAAGTTGAATCCATGATAGAAGACTTGGAGAAAAAAGCTCCAAGTGTGATTGATAAGCCGGCAAAACTTTTGGAGGAGGCATCCACCACAAAGAGATCCATAGAAGAGTATACATCATTAAGAGATACTCTTGATATGGTAAAAAAACTCCAGATTGATCTTTCAGGCTTTGGATTAATGAAATATTTCTACACCAATCTATTTGTGATAAACTCTGCAGATTACAATGAGATAGTAAGAACATTAGAAGGAATTTTAATTCAGAAATATGATTTGGGTAGTAAAGAGAAATCTGCAGTGTTGGTTATTGCAGATACCCAAGAAACTGATAAAGTCCTAAAAGTATTTCGTAGTTTTAACGCTAATCCATTTGTAATCCCAGAAGGTATGCCGCAAGTTCCCAGTGAGGCGTATTCTCTAGCAGTATCAAAGATCAAAGAGCTTACCGAGAAACAAAAATCCATCACCAAAGAAATTATGAAGATCAAAAAGAGCATAAGACAGGAATTGCTGGCATTGCATGAAGCTGCATTTGTTGCAAAAGATGTGTTAGAAACCTTACGAAAACCAGCAGGGACGAAAAATTTTGCAGTGATTAGAGGATACATTCCAAGTAAAATGGAGAAGAAGTTTACTGAGAGCACAAAGCAGTGGGCATCTATAGTAGAAGATGTTAAAGATCCAAAATTAATTCAAGATTCACCAACCTTATTTGATAATAAAAAATTTGTAAAGACCTTTGAAGTAATTACAGAAAGCCAGGGAATTCCAAAGAAGGGTGAGTCTGATCCTACACCAATGATTGCCTTGATGTGGCCAATATTTTACGGATTAATGTTTGCAGACCTTGGACATGGACTTTTGTTAATGGGTATGGGTCTCTTATTCAAGTTCAAAGGACAAGGAACACTCTCAAAGTGGGGAATGTTGATTGCAATATCTGGTGCATCAGCTGCAATTGCAGGAGTTGGTGCAGGTGAAATGTTTGGTTATCATATTGATCATATGACACCGTTTGAGTCACTGTTAGAAGAAGGCGGTGCACTGCATTCGATTTCATGGCTAGTTGGAATTCTTAGTGTTGCAGAATTAACATTTGATCAAGTAATTAATATTCTCAAAGTTTCACTATTTCTTGGAATTATTCATCTAGTTTGGGCAATGGTACTTAGAGTGAAAAGATTAGCTCAGAAAGGACAAAAGTTTGTCATGGCAATGGAAGCAATTCCAAACATTGCATTGTATGGCGGAATTGTAGTAATTATGATGTGTGCTATTGGTTCCCAATACGATGTAATGAACATGTATTCAAAAGTTCATGATGAGCCTGTTCCATGGGTTACAGTGTTTCTTGGCGATTGGGCCCAAGTTTGGATAATTACCAGAATAGCAGTTGTAATAGTAATTGGTTCAATGGTTATGATGATGATTGGTGGTATTTTACATGCTAAACACCATCCAGAAGAAGGAGGCAGTGCAGCAAATGTGGTAATGGAGGTCTTGCTTGGAAAGACTGTTGAAAGTTTGGCTCATACAATTAGCTATGCTAGACTTGGAATTATGTTACTTGTACATGCTGCATTATTACTTACGGTAAACAACGCATTTAGCTCACTTGGAGGAGCAGAGTCTGCTGGAGCCTGGGCAATGATCATTGGAGGAAACTTGGGAATTATGATGATTGAGGGGTTGATTGTGTATATTCAATCTCTCAGATTGCACTTGTATGAATTCTTTACAAAGTGGTATGATGGTGGAGCAAAACCATTCAGACAAGTAAGACCAGAATTAATCTATAATCAATTTAATTGGAAAAAACACTAA
- a CDS encoding HD domain-containing protein: MKSNFLDIIDPIHDFIRINNTELQIIDNPIFQRLRRIRQLSGAHLTYPGAQHTRFEHSLGVMHIAGKAGTALSEKNILKQSDIQNLRLAALLHDIGHGPFSHLFEEVMKEKSKITHEEIGREIILKTSIGDTLSKSGFDKNFLAQLAFGDSKLQFMNEIISGALSADMMDYLLRDGYFTGAEHAKIDHNRITQSLDVYQKKLALERSALYSFESMLHSRHQMFKAVYFHKTVRSAEVMIVEALRQADNELGLTSLKIDDYLKLTDEYIISKLLSLPEKNSNLKRAKKLAQNYQDRRLLKCVFERILTSKTNLQKIKISEIKQSLARKSKVNEDEIFVDSSITPSIPLAPSKKESKSIILITNESQNKTATEIPISKIPLVSTMSGFMNILRVYTAHNYRKKVEMAANSILGNLE; the protein is encoded by the coding sequence ATGAAAAGTAATTTCCTTGATATCATAGATCCCATTCATGATTTTATTAGAATAAACAATACTGAATTACAAATTATTGATAATCCAATCTTTCAACGACTTCGTAGGATTAGACAATTATCGGGGGCACATCTAACTTATCCTGGAGCACAACACACCAGATTTGAGCATTCACTTGGTGTAATGCATATAGCAGGAAAAGCAGGAACTGCACTATCTGAAAAAAATATTCTAAAACAATCTGATATTCAAAATCTAAGACTTGCTGCCCTACTACATGATATTGGCCATGGTCCGTTCTCACATCTTTTTGAAGAGGTAATGAAAGAAAAATCTAAAATCACTCATGAGGAAATAGGTAGAGAAATTATTTTAAAAACGTCAATAGGTGACACATTATCAAAATCAGGTTTTGATAAAAATTTTCTTGCACAATTAGCTTTTGGAGATTCGAAATTACAATTCATGAATGAAATAATTTCTGGAGCATTAAGCGCGGATATGATGGATTATTTACTTCGTGATGGATATTTCACTGGTGCAGAGCATGCAAAAATAGATCATAATAGAATAACTCAATCTTTGGATGTATATCAAAAAAAATTGGCACTTGAACGCTCAGCCCTATATTCATTTGAATCCATGTTACATTCTAGACACCAAATGTTCAAAGCTGTCTATTTTCATAAAACCGTTCGATCTGCTGAAGTTATGATTGTTGAAGCTCTTCGTCAGGCAGATAATGAACTTGGACTAACTTCATTAAAAATTGATGATTATCTCAAACTTACTGATGAATACATTATATCTAAATTATTGTCTCTGCCAGAAAAAAACTCTAATCTAAAACGTGCTAAGAAACTTGCTCAAAATTATCAAGATAGAAGATTGTTAAAATGTGTCTTTGAACGTATTCTGACAAGCAAAACTAATCTACAAAAAATCAAAATTTCAGAGATAAAACAAAGTTTAGCTCGAAAATCCAAAGTAAATGAGGATGAAATTTTCGTTGATAGCTCAATTACCCCCTCAATTCCTTTAGCACCATCAAAGAAAGAATCAAAATCAATTATTCTAATAACTAACGAATCTCAAAACAAAACTGCTACTGAGATACCAATATCAAAAATTCCACTTGTATCGACAATGTCTGGCTTTATGAATATACTGAGAGTGTATACAGCACACAATTATAGAAAAAAAGTTGAAATGGCCGCAAATTCAATCCTTGGTAACTTAGAATGA
- the pyrH gene encoding UMP kinase produces MKKRIVIKLSGRVFGMDNVKILKDYASFLVKISKFCQPIIVAGGGHIARHYITHARSSGADESTLDELGIEISRLNAKLLIYALKHKAYPHPPTTLQEIRHAVDSEAIVVTGGLHPGQSTNGTAALIAEKINATEFLNATDVDGVYDSDPNKNKKAKKFKRIELKNLRNMLVHEDSVAGGYDLMDIVALKIIERSKIKTRIVKADIKTLEKAIKGNSVGTEIILPSKK; encoded by the coding sequence ATGAAAAAACGAATCGTAATCAAATTGTCCGGTCGCGTATTTGGAATGGACAATGTGAAAATACTGAAAGATTATGCTTCATTCCTAGTCAAAATTAGTAAATTTTGCCAACCCATCATTGTAGCTGGTGGAGGACATATAGCAAGACATTACATTACTCATGCTCGTTCATCAGGAGCAGATGAATCTACACTTGATGAATTAGGAATAGAAATTTCTCGATTAAATGCAAAACTGCTAATTTATGCATTAAAACACAAGGCATATCCTCATCCACCTACTACACTTCAAGAAATTCGTCATGCAGTAGATAGTGAGGCAATTGTTGTCACAGGAGGTCTCCACCCTGGTCAAAGTACTAATGGTACTGCAGCACTAATTGCCGAAAAAATCAATGCCACTGAATTTCTTAATGCTACAGATGTGGATGGAGTTTATGATTCTGATCCAAATAAAAATAAAAAAGCTAAGAAATTCAAAAGAATTGAACTAAAAAATCTCCGTAATATGTTGGTCCATGAGGACTCTGTAGCAGGAGGATACGATCTAATGGATATAGTCGCTCTAAAAATTATTGAGCGCTCAAAAATTAAAACTAGAATAGTCAAGGCAGATATCAAAACCCTCGAAAAAGCTATTAAGGGAAATTCAGTGGGTACCGAAATAATTTTGCCTTCTAAAAAATAA
- a CDS encoding V-type ATP synthase subunit E: MALASSLERTIDKILDRTENDALTGLKESLEASKKTLDDSIPKLQQEYDKIINDGKKEAEKLEKQIVGSSDLEMRNKQIVLVEEAIERAFAKATDQIKNTKRDENYTQLITKLIEESTKILGTSEITVYSNSTDKEIIQKILPKFSGAQLAPESINCLGGIKVKSKNGAMTFDNTLNARLERMKPLIRKEIATQFGLGN; encoded by the coding sequence TTGGCATTAGCTTCTTCCCTAGAACGAACTATTGACAAAATACTTGATCGTACAGAAAATGATGCCTTAACCGGCCTCAAAGAATCATTAGAAGCCTCAAAGAAAACCCTTGATGACTCTATACCAAAATTACAACAAGAGTATGATAAGATTATCAATGACGGCAAAAAAGAGGCAGAAAAATTAGAAAAACAGATCGTAGGAAGCTCCGATCTAGAAATGAGAAACAAGCAAATCGTCCTCGTTGAGGAAGCAATTGAAAGAGCCTTTGCTAAAGCCACAGATCAAATTAAAAACACAAAGAGAGATGAAAACTATACGCAATTAATCACAAAATTAATCGAAGAATCCACCAAAATTCTTGGAACTTCGGAAATTACAGTTTACTCAAATTCAACAGATAAAGAGATCATACAAAAAATCTTACCAAAATTTTCAGGAGCACAATTAGCTCCTGAATCAATCAACTGTCTTGGAGGAATTAAAGTCAAATCCAAAAATGGAGCAATGACTTTTGATAATACACTAAACGCAAGACTTGAACGTATGAAGCCTTTAATAAGGAAAGAAATTGCAACCCAATTTGGATTAGGTAATTAA